DNA from Thermomicrobium roseum DSM 5159:
ATCGTGTCTACTCGCAATTCCGCCGCGCCTGGTTTCGTTTACCGATCCCAAGCCCGCAGGACATCTTGCCCGCACCTCCGCGACTGCCGCCGGTTCCGCGCTTGGCCAGCGAGCCGATCCCTGAGTCACCTCTTGCCGTGCCGGAGCGGTTCGCTCCGAGCGAAGATGCAGCGCGACAGCGCTTACAGCATTTCCTCGCTCAGGGGCTGGCCTCCTATCACCTGCGGCGGAACGCCTTGGATGGGAGCGGATCCTCGCAGCTGTCGCCGTATTTCCGCTTCGGTCTCTTGAGCGTGCGTGAGGCCTGGTGTGCAGCAGCCCGGTACCTGGATGAACCGGATGCGGCGGCTGGAGCCCGAGCCTGGCTCGACGAACTCCTGTGGCGGGAGTTCTATCAGCACCTTTTAGCCGCCTGGCCAGAGAGCGCGCGCATGAGCATGCAGCCCGAATTCCGCGACGTCGCTTGGCCCGGGAGCAACGATGCCTTGGCGAGATGGCAGGAGGGACGGACCGGCTTTCCGGTCGTCGATGCTGCAATGCGCCAGCTCGTCAGCGAGGGGTGGATGAGCAACCGCGCGCGGATGATCGTCGCCAGCTTTCTCTCCAAGCTTCTGCTCGTCGACTGGCGAGAAGGCGAACGCTTCTTCCGCCGCGAACTCGTCGATGGTGATCTGGCAGCCAACGTCGGCGGCTGGCAGTGGTCGGCCGGGACGGGAACCGATGCCGCACCGTATTTTCGGATCTTCAACCCAGTGTTGCAGGGTGAGCAACACGACCCGAATGGCAGCTGGGTTCGCACGTGGCTTCCCGAACTGGCCAATGTGCCGCGGGAGTACCTTTTCGCACCCTGGCGCATGCCTATCGAAGTCCAGCTGCGCGCAGGTTGCCGGATCGGCCACGACTACCCAGCACCGATCGTCGAGTACGAGTCCGCTCGTGCCCGCGCGCTCGAGTGGTTCCGCTCGGTCCGGCAGGCGCAATCTTGAGGAGCGCTCCGCATGACATCCCAGAGTACACGACGAATCGTCGTCATCGGTGCCGGCATCGCCGGGCTTGCGGCTGGTGCGGCACTGTCCCATGCTGGACTCCCGGTCACCGTGCTGGAGGCCCACATCTACCCCGGTGGGTGCGCCGCCTCGTTCCGTTATCAGGGCCACTGGTACGATGCTGGTGCGACCCTGGTCGCTGGACTCGCCCCGGGAGGACCGCTCCAACTGCTCGGGCGCACCGCCGGGATCGAGTCATGGCCGGCCCGGCTCTGCGATCCGACCATGGTCGTCCATCTGGAGGACGGCACGATAGTCCCCCGCTACGCTGACGAGCGACGCTGGGAGACGTACCGATCGCTCTTTCCCACCAGTCTGCCTTTCTGGACCTGGCAAGAAAAGACGGCGCGTCTTCTCTGGGATTTCGCCTTGCGGCTCCCCGAACTGCGACCCCGCTCACTCGGCTCGCTGCGCGACCTGGTCGCTGCGACGGCGCGGTGGTTCCTCGCCGCCCACCCTTCCCCCGCGATCGTGCTTGACTTGTGGCGCCCACTGGCGCGGTATCTGCCGGACGATCCGATCTTCCGCCGCTTCATCGATGCACAGCTCCTCATCGCGGCACAGGGTGTGGCCACCGACATTTTTGCGCTTTATGGCGCTGCCGCGCTGGACTTGCCCAATGCTGGTGTGGCCGAACTCGCCGGTGGTACCGGGACGATCGCCCGTCTTCTCGTCGAAGCGATCCAGCGGCAGGGCGGCTCGGTCCATTTCCGCCAGGAGGTGGAAACCATCGAACGCGCAGGCACCAGCTGGCGCATCCGAACCCGGCAAGGGCTGGTTCTCGAATCGTCGCTCCTCATCGCGAACCTCACGCCATGGGGACTGGCGCGCATCTGGCCCGAGGCGCCGAAATGGTTACGCTCCCGCACTGAGCGACCGCCGCGCGGCTGGGGAGCCTTCATGCTCTATGTGAGTCTGGACAGCAGCGCTATCCCGCGGGGCACGCCGGTCCACCAGCAAATTCTCGCACCCGGCCAGCTCGGCGAGGGGCGATCCGTCTTTCTCTCGCTCAGTCCGGAGTGGGATGGCAGCCGGGCACCGGCCGGCCGCCGAGCCGCTACGATGAGTACGCATACGCGCTACGAGCACTGGTGGCGGCTCGCCGAGACCGATCGGACAGCCTACGAAGCCGAAATCGCGCGCTATACCGAACGCATGCTGGATACGGCAGCCCGTGCACTTCCCTGGCTACCGGGCGCGATCCGCGCCGTACTGCCGAGTACGCCCCTCGCGTTCCAGCGCTTCGCCCGGCGACCCTGGGGCTGGGTCGGTGGCTTTCCGCAGCGCCATCCGTTCGTCGGTTGGCCAACGGAGATCGTGCCGGGCTTGTATCTGGTGGGCGATAGCGTCTTTCCGGGCCAGTCGATTCCGGCGACAGCCCTCGCGGGCCTCCGTGTCGCACGCCGGATCCTGCGCGATCTCGGTGCAGACCTCGTACTCGCTCCGCAAGAGCCGAGCATGCACCCCCCGGTGGGAGACGGCGAGCCCGTCATGGCCTATCGCTGAAAATACCCGGCTTGTTGCGCTGTTTCGAGGATCTGCCGCGCGATCGGTGCCGCGACGCGCGACCCTTCCCCGCCGTGCTCCACCATCACCACCAGGACGAGTTCTGGATTCTCGGCTGGCGCGATCGCCACGAACCAGGCGTGCGGCGTCTCCTGGCCAGACTCGGCCGTACCTGTCTTGCCTGCCACCGAAACCGTAAAACCCTGGAAGGCACTCCATGCTGTCCCGTTCGGCCGAGCGACCACATCGCGTAATGCGGCTCGGATCGTGTCGATCTGCTCTGGTGTCAACGGGAGCGCTCCTCGCGCCTTCGGCTCGGCATGGAAACGCTCGCTGCCGTCGATCGCGACGACTCGCTCGACGAGGAACGGCTGCCAGAGCGTGCCCCCGTTGGCGAGCGCCGCATAGGCATCGGCCAACTGCAGCGGCGTCGCCAGGAAGAATCCTTGTCCGATCGACAGATTGACCGCATCTCCTCGCGCCCAGTAGTCCCCACGCTCCCGACGCTTCCAGCTGGGATCAGGGACCAGGCCGGCCGTCTCGGGCAACTCGGTGAGTCCAGTTTCCGACCCGAAACCGAACGCACGCGCCATCTGGGGAAGCAGGTTGGGATCGCGCTCGTCGAGCTGCGCACCGATCTGAAAGAAGACGGTGTTACAGGACTGGACCAGGGCATCGTGCAGCGTCAACTGTCCCTGCCCGCGCGGGTTCCAATCGCGCCAAACAACAGAACTTCCCGGCAGACTGAAGGTGGGCGGGCAATCGAACCTGCTCTCGGCGCGCAAGCCCAGATACGCCAGTCCTGCAGCCATGGTCACCACCTTGAAGGTCGATCCGGTGGGATATCCCACCTGCGTCGCCCGGTCGATCAGTGGGCGACGTTGCTCGTCATTGAGCGCCTGCCATTCGTCGGTTCGCAACCCGAGGATGAAGCGGTTGGGATCGAAGCTCGGGTTACTCACCAAAGCCCGGATGGCACCGCTCCGCGGATCGATCGCCACCACGCTCCCGACCCGATCACCGAGCGCTCGGTACGCTGCCTCTTGCAGGTCGGTATCGATCGTCGTCAGCACGTCAGCCGCCGGCTGTGCCGGGATCTCGGCGAGGAATCGTCGCTCTCTCCCGTCCGGCCCGACGATGACTAACCGCCCTCCGCGGCGGCCGCGCAGGAAGTCTTCCGCCCACGCCTCGATCCCCGCTCGTCCGATCCGATCGCCCGGCTCATAGCCGTCAGCCGCACGCCGCTCGAGTTCCTCGGCTGAAACCTCCGAGAGATAGCCGGTCACGTGCGCGGCGGCCGGGCCGAGGGGATAGACGCGCTCGGGCCACTGACGGACCACGACCCCGGGGATTCCGGCGAGCTGTTCGAGCAAACCGGGATCGATCGGATCGGGGAGCGTTGCGACCGGCATGAACCAATCAGGTTGTCCACCAGCATACCGCTGCCGTATCGTCTCGGAGGGCACATTGAGGAGAGTACTCAAGCGCTCGAGCAAAAGGTGCTCGTCGCGAATCTGTCCCGGAACGACACCCACCTTGTTCACCAAACCCAGTTGGGCAAGCGGCCTTCCCTTCACGTCGAGGAGACGGCCACGCTGGGGAACCGTCGGGATCCACTCGACACGGCCGTCACCCAAGTCGGCGACGATGAGCGAAGGTGTCCAATCGATCCGGAACGCGTCCCCTTCGCGAACGATCGGGATCGCGTTATCCTCCTCGAGTCGGCCGACGCGCGTCGTCTCGCGTACCACGTGGATCGGAAAGCGCATGGTCCCAGGCAACGCCTCTCCCAGCGTGACCTGGAGCGAGCGTTCGCCCATTTCGGCCGAGATCGCTTCGTAGCGACGAATGAACTGAGCTTCGTCGATTTGCTGACGGGCAGCCGACGAGAGGAGCGCGTACATCGCGCGGTAGTCCCGCTCCTCCCAGGCGCGCACGAAACGCTCAGCAGCTTCGCGGGCTGTCCGCGGGGCAGCCAACTCGCGCGTCAGTGTGGCTGAGGCACTGCTCTGGTCGGCAACCCCGATCGTCGTCGTGTCCTGCCGGTCACCGAACTGGAGCGCGACTGCGACGATACCGCCGGTCACGATCGCGAAGATCAGCAGGCCAGCGACCAGAGATCCCGACGCGCTTCTCCGGCGCGACGAACGGACCGTAGCGCGTGGCATCCTCACACCTCACGCAACTGCCGTCCGGCTTCGTGCCCGAGAAGCGTTGCATGCTCACCCGGGCGACGTCAAGCGCTGCCACCGTTCGCCCGACCAGTGGATCTCAGCGCAAGGGCAAACGCCCAGCACTGCGGTAGGCCAAACTGACGCTGGCTCCGGTGTGGATCCGCTGGATCGATTCACCGAGCAGGGGTGCCACCGAAAGAACCGTGATCTTGTCCAGCCGCTTCTGTGGAGGAAGCGGGATCGTATCGGTCACGACAACTTCTTTGATCGGGCTCAGGGCGAGCCGTTCGATCGCCGGTCCGCTCAGGACTGGATGGGTACAGGCCGCATACACTTCACGCGCACCGCGAGCGATACAGAGCTCGGCCGCTTGGGTGATCGATCCCGCTGTATCGATCTCGTCGTCGATCAGGATCACCGATGCGTCATCGACCGAACCGATGAGATTCAGCACTTCGGTTCGATCGTCGTTCCCCAGCCGGCGCTTTTCGATGATGGCGAGGGGAGCGTCCAGTTCCTCGGCGAAGTTGCGTGCCCGCTTGGTGCTCCCGAGGTCAGGGGAAACGACTACCGGATTCTCCAGTCGTTTTTCCTGGAAGTACCGCGCGAGAATCGGCAGCGCGGTCATCTCGTCCACGGGGATGTTGAAGAAACCTTGGATCTGCCCTGCATGCAGATCGACGGTCAGAATCCGATCCGCTCCGGCGACGGTGATCATGTCGGCGATCAGACGAGCGGTGATGGGCACACGCGGTTGGTCCTTCTTGTCTGTTCTCCCGTAGGCGTAGTAGGGGATCACCGCGGTGATCCGACCGGCTGATGCGCGCTTGAGGGCATCGATGATGATCAGTAGCTCCATGATGCTCTCGTTCACGGGGCTCGAGAACGACTGGATGACGAAGACATCGTTCTCGCGCACGCTCTCGCCGATGCGCACGAAGATATTTTCGTTGCTGAACTTGAAGACTTCGATCCGTCCGGGTGGGATGTCGATATAGGCGCAGATCGCCTTGGTGAGTTCCGGATTGGAATTACCACCGAAAATCGTCAGTTGGTCGTAGAGCCCGCCCATCGCCTCAGCCGATCCCCTCCGCCCGCAGCCGCTCGAGTGCGCGCCGTGCTGCCTCTTGCTCCGCTGCCCGCTTGCTCGGGCCGTGGCCCACTCCGTATGGGCGCTCGCCGATCAGCACTTCCGCCGTGAACGTACGCTGGTGCGCCGGCCCCGTCACTGCAATGGTGCGATAGACCGGCGTGATCCGCAACCGGTCTTGAATCAGTTCCTGGAGCCGTCCCTTGTAGTTCTCGTTCTGGCCGATCGCGATCAGTCCCTCGGCCTCTTCGAGCAAGAGCCGGTGCAGGAACCGCCGCACGACCCGAATACCACGATCCAGGTAGAGCGCACCGAGCACCGCCTCGAAGGCTCCTGCGAGAATCCGTTCGCGGACCGGTCGCCCCGGTCGGGGCACCTCGCTACGACCGAGATACAAGAACTCGTCGAGTCGGAAACGGCGTGCCCAGCGTGCCAACGTCGGCGTACGCACCAAAGCCGCGCGGTACGCGGTGAGTTCCCCCTCGCTCGCGGTGGGAAAGCGCCGGTAGAGGAACTCGCTCACCAAGAGTTCGAGAACTGCGTCGCCGAGAAACTCCAAGCGCTCGTTCGCCTCCTCGACCGCGGCCTGCGTGCTCCGGCTCCGTTCGTAGACGTACGAAAGGTGCGTCAAGGCCTGGCGCAGGAGGTCCGGTCGACGGAACGCGATCCCCAGGGCCTCCATCGCCTGCACGACTCGCTCGTCGCGCCCGCTCGACTGCGCTCGGTTCGTCTGCTGGTCCTCCATCGATCAATGAGCCTCGAGCACGCTCGCGAGATCCACCTGCGCGTCGCGCGCCACCCGCTCCAAGGCTTCCCAATCGATCGAGATGATGTACAGGTAATGCATCGGCTGCGTCTCGCGCGTGGTCGACTTGGCGAGACCAGGACCGACGAGGAAATGGATCAACGCTTCGGCCATTTCGTTCTCGTCCCGCCGGCGATCGTCCAGCGTGATGGCATTCCCCCCAGCACGATGGGCCTCGTACGCCCGCCGCAGGCCACGCTGGAAGGCGCGCGCCAGCTTGTCGGCGAGCTGGTGCTCACGCCGGATCACGCGCCGTTGCTCGGCTGGGATCTCGTGTTCTTCCAGCCCAGCCGAAGCCCGCTCGAGATCTTTCGCCTCCTCGCGACCGGTATAGTGTTCGGCGAGATAATGCAGTAATCGCTGCGCTTCGGTCGCCACGCGCCCCCACACGACTGTGTGCCTGTCGCTACCCGGCCTACCGGGCGGTTGCAATTCTCGCATATGGCGCAGGGAGGAGGGAACCGGGTACGCTCAGCTCTGCCCGGAGACCCCCGATCGGCGAACCGCTTGGTGGTGGACCACCTCGCAGTCGACCAGCACGATCAATCCTTGGCTCACCATTTCGCGCAGTCGTGGCAGGACAGCCGCGATCCGCTCTGCTGTCTCTATCACCTCGATGACGACCGGGAGATCGACCGAGAGCTGGAGAACACGCGTGGTGTGAACAGCGCCGCTCGCGCCGTATCCAGCGATCCCTCGATGCACGGTCGCACCCGCGATCCCCTCGTGACGCAGGAGATCGAGG
Protein-coding regions in this window:
- a CDS encoding cryptochrome/photolyase family protein; this encodes MTTVVWWVRRDLRLHDNQALAAALTRARELVPLFVLDPALLAGPTSSQRRNAFLFAALRSLDAALRRRGSRLIVRAGRPEQVLPTVVRESGATLVMAEADGSPYARRRDEAVARSVPLQLVEGSTLRPLGSIRAPTGEPYRVYSQFRRAWFRLPIPSPQDILPAPPRLPPVPRLASEPIPESPLAVPERFAPSEDAARQRLQHFLAQGLASYHLRRNALDGSGSSQLSPYFRFGLLSVREAWCAAARYLDEPDAAAGARAWLDELLWREFYQHLLAAWPESARMSMQPEFRDVAWPGSNDALARWQEGRTGFPVVDAAMRQLVSEGWMSNRARMIVASFLSKLLLVDWREGERFFRRELVDGDLAANVGGWQWSAGTGTDAAPYFRIFNPVLQGEQHDPNGSWVRTWLPELANVPREYLFAPWRMPIEVQLRAGCRIGHDYPAPIVEYESARARALEWFRSVRQAQS
- a CDS encoding phytoene desaturase family protein, giving the protein MTSQSTRRIVVIGAGIAGLAAGAALSHAGLPVTVLEAHIYPGGCAASFRYQGHWYDAGATLVAGLAPGGPLQLLGRTAGIESWPARLCDPTMVVHLEDGTIVPRYADERRWETYRSLFPTSLPFWTWQEKTARLLWDFALRLPELRPRSLGSLRDLVAATARWFLAAHPSPAIVLDLWRPLARYLPDDPIFRRFIDAQLLIAAQGVATDIFALYGAAALDLPNAGVAELAGGTGTIARLLVEAIQRQGGSVHFRQEVETIERAGTSWRIRTRQGLVLESSLLIANLTPWGLARIWPEAPKWLRSRTERPPRGWGAFMLYVSLDSSAIPRGTPVHQQILAPGQLGEGRSVFLSLSPEWDGSRAPAGRRAATMSTHTRYEHWWRLAETDRTAYEAEIARYTERMLDTAARALPWLPGAIRAVLPSTPLAFQRFARRPWGWVGGFPQRHPFVGWPTEIVPGLYLVGDSVFPGQSIPATALAGLRVARRILRDLGADLVLAPQEPSMHPPVGDGEPVMAYR
- the mrdA gene encoding penicillin-binding protein 2; amino-acid sequence: MPRATVRSSRRRSASGSLVAGLLIFAIVTGGIVAVALQFGDRQDTTTIGVADQSSASATLTRELAAPRTAREAAERFVRAWEERDYRAMYALLSSAARQQIDEAQFIRRYEAISAEMGERSLQVTLGEALPGTMRFPIHVVRETTRVGRLEEDNAIPIVREGDAFRIDWTPSLIVADLGDGRVEWIPTVPQRGRLLDVKGRPLAQLGLVNKVGVVPGQIRDEHLLLERLSTLLNVPSETIRQRYAGGQPDWFMPVATLPDPIDPGLLEQLAGIPGVVVRQWPERVYPLGPAAAHVTGYLSEVSAEELERRAADGYEPGDRIGRAGIEAWAEDFLRGRRGGRLVIVGPDGRERRFLAEIPAQPAADVLTTIDTDLQEAAYRALGDRVGSVVAIDPRSGAIRALVSNPSFDPNRFILGLRTDEWQALNDEQRRPLIDRATQVGYPTGSTFKVVTMAAGLAYLGLRAESRFDCPPTFSLPGSSVVWRDWNPRGQGQLTLHDALVQSCNTVFFQIGAQLDERDPNLLPQMARAFGFGSETGLTELPETAGLVPDPSWKRRERGDYWARGDAVNLSIGQGFFLATPLQLADAYAALANGGTLWQPFLVERVVAIDGSERFHAEPKARGALPLTPEQIDTIRAALRDVVARPNGTAWSAFQGFTVSVAGKTGTAESGQETPHAWFVAIAPAENPELVLVVMVEHGGEGSRVAAPIARQILETAQQAGYFQR
- a CDS encoding ribose-phosphate diphosphokinase yields the protein MGGLYDQLTIFGGNSNPELTKAICAYIDIPPGRIEVFKFSNENIFVRIGESVRENDVFVIQSFSSPVNESIMELLIIIDALKRASAGRITAVIPYYAYGRTDKKDQPRVPITARLIADMITVAGADRILTVDLHAGQIQGFFNIPVDEMTALPILARYFQEKRLENPVVVSPDLGSTKRARNFAEELDAPLAIIEKRRLGNDDRTEVLNLIGSVDDASVILIDDEIDTAGSITQAAELCIARGAREVYAACTHPVLSGPAIERLALSPIKEVVVTDTIPLPPQKRLDKITVLSVAPLLGESIQRIHTGASVSLAYRSAGRLPLR
- the rnc gene encoding ribonuclease III — its product is MEDQQTNRAQSSGRDERVVQAMEALGIAFRRPDLLRQALTHLSYVYERSRSTQAAVEEANERLEFLGDAVLELLVSEFLYRRFPTASEGELTAYRAALVRTPTLARWARRFRLDEFLYLGRSEVPRPGRPVRERILAGAFEAVLGALYLDRGIRVVRRFLHRLLLEEAEGLIAIGQNENYKGRLQELIQDRLRITPVYRTIAVTGPAHQRTFTAEVLIGERPYGVGHGPSKRAAEQEAARRALERLRAEGIG
- a CDS encoding DUF190 domain-containing protein, coding for MELSGPAKWLRIYIGERDHWHGKPLYAAILDLLRHEGIAGATVHRGIAGYGASGAVHTTRVLQLSVDLPVVIEVIETAERIAAVLPRLREMVSQGLIVLVDCEVVHHQAVRRSGVSGQS